Genomic window (Spirosoma sp. KCTC 42546):
TGGGGGCAAATTCCTCGAACCAGTGGAGTTCATCCCGATCATCCACCTCAACGGCTTTAAATCCAGGAACGAATAATTCTAACCATTCAAAGATTTCAACCCGAAGTACATTGTCCGTTAGAATTCGCTTTAAAACAGCTTCCAAATTAGTTGCAGCTATATTAAGGGAGCGATCATCTTGATAGTTGACTTTTAATAGCTTTTCATTACTGACAAAAATTCGGCCGAAACGTTGATAAAATTGGTCCACTGTATCCTGGCGTAAATGAAGCCATACATCATCAATACGATTGGGCTGCTTAATCTTATCCGTGATAGTGTTGTAAGCAAACTCCATATTGGTGACCTCACTCTCTTTGTCAAATTCAGCGTTAAAGTGAAACCTATCTATGTCAGCGCCATTCCGGCGACTAATTTTAGTTACTCCCCCAAATTCTCTAAAAACCTCAGAGACTAAGGCTTTTGAACAGCGATTCACAAACTCCAAAGCCTCGAAAATATTCGACTTACCCGACCCGTTAGGGCCGACAAAGACCGTGAACGGATTCGGCTCAACAAGCTCGATCCGTTCAATGGACTTGAAATTTTCGATGATCAGGCGTTTGATTTTCATGTGTTTGTGTAGAGACGCAATCCCTTGCGTCTCCTCCTGCCGGATGGTATTGCTGATGCATAGGAGACGCAAGGGATTGCGTCTCTACAAGACAATCAATAATCCGTTACACCAATCGATAGTGGCAGACCGTTCAGAGCCTGGGTTAACTGCTCGGCGTTAGGAGCCGTACCGTGCCATTTGTAGTTACCCACCATATATTCAACGCCAAAGCCCATTTCGGTGTGCATTAGAATCATTGTTGGTACATCCGGGTCTTCCTGCGATTTTTTGAGGGTATGAATGACATCGGCAATGTCATTTCCTTCCATCTCTTCGACGTACCAGCCAAAAGCGCGGTATTTGGCGGCTAGGTCACGGTTGCTATTGACGTTGTCTGTCGTGCCGTCAATCTGAGCGTGGTTGAGGTCGATGATGGCGGTCAGGTTGCCGAGTTTTTTGTTGGGAGCAAACTGAGCGGCTTCCCAAATCTGGCCTTCCTGCTGCTCACCATCGCCCATCAGGACGTACACATGGTTTTTATCCCCATTGAGCTTTTTGGAATAAGCCGCACCACAGGCTACGGATAAACCCTGACCTAGCGAACCCGATGCAATGCGAATGCCGGGAAGGTGTTCGGCCGTTGTAGGGTGTCCCTGTAACCGACTATCTAACTTACGGAAAGTGGCTAATTCCGCGACAGGAAAATAGCCTGCCCGTGCCAACACCGAATAAAAAACGGGCGAAATATGTCCATTCGAGAGGAAGAAGATGTCTTCATCCCGGCCGTCCATGTCAAAAATAGGCGTGCCGTCGGCATCTTTTTTCCGGTTCATCACCTCGAAGTAAAGGGCGACAAAAAAATCAGTGCAACCTAACGATCCGCCGGGGTGACCCGAATTAACAGCGGCAACCATGCGAAGAATATCGCGCCGAACGGCCGTAGCCGTGCTTTTGAGTTGTTCGATTTCCATGAGGTAGTACGGGTGGGAACCCGCTTTTCAATCAAAAATGACGGGACTTGCCCGTATTAGGTTAAAATTTGTTTTGCGTGGTTTTGGGTATCTACTTTGCCGATGATATCTGTGATGATACCAGCCTCGTCAATAATAAATGTTGTTCGGACGGTACCCATAAACTTCCGACCATACATCGACTTCTCTTTCCATACATCGTAGGCTTCTACTAACTGGTTATCTGTATCGGCAACGAGCGAAAAGGGGAGGTCATATTTTTTAATGAATTTCTGGTGTGCTTTCTGGTCATCCACACTAACGCCTACTACTTCGTAACCGGCCGCGCGTAAATCGGCGTAGTTGTCGCGGAGGCTACAGGCTTGCGCAGTACAACCCGGCGTATCATCCTTAGGATAAAAATAGAGCACCGCTTTTTTGCCCCGATAGTCAGATAGTCTAATGGGCTGGCCATTTTGGTCAGTGCTCGTAAAGTCGGGAGCTGGATCACCGATAGAAAGGCTCATTCAGGTTACAGTTTATTGTATTCAGTTTACGGTATTCAGTAAGCTTTTTTATCTTCTCTTCTTTTTCTTCGGAGCCGCTTTTCGCCGAACGGGTGCTCTGGGTACGTCAATAGTTGTCGTGTCGGAACCAATATTGCCCGACCGGTCTTTTACCTGAACTAACACCTCGGCACCATCCTCGAAAGGTTCATCTGGGTTTAGTTTATCGGACCAGAGTAATGCCCGTTTGTAATCGTACTGCATCAGTACCCACTCACCATTGACCAGCGCCCGGAATTCGGCAATGCCTGACAGGTCGTCCCGAATACGAGCCGTAATTCCCTTAGGCGTGGCCGACAGAATTTCAACCCTCGGTGGATTGATGTCGGTCATTAACTGAAACTTCCCCAGCCAACGGGTTTTAAATTCAATATGTCCTTTAGCCCACGTGCCCCCCAGAAAACTTGCGTTCCCACCGCTCGTCCAATACGCTTTCGTTCGAGCCGTATCAATGGCAATCGGATAATTCGGTGTGTAGTGGATCGTTAAATAATCGTTGAGTGGAATGGTCGACTGATTTATTTCCAACCCACCCCCTGGCAACGCCCGCATAGCCAGATGCAACGTATCAAACAGCGTTCGTGGACTGAATTCCAGTCGGGTATTCCAATCGACAACTACTTCGCTCCGGCCCGGTATGATACGCTTTTTAAAATTTGTTCGTATTACACTTCGGCCAAACTGGACGGAGTCGGGTAAAGTCTGGCGCAAATCTATAAGATAAACTGCTTGGTTGTTACGTATATAGCTAATTGGCTGCTCGGTCACTACGCGGCCGGTGATTAATTTAGCTACCGGTGGGCTTGAAGCGATAATATTCTTGACCGTTAGCTTCAGCACATTTTCGTCAGTCGTGATGGTGGCTATCGGCTCACCGCTTAGTGACTCCCCTCTAAAATTGGCCGGCGGAATTGTCAATGAATCTGGCCGGATTTGACTGGCTGGTGCCGCTTCCGGTAGAATCGTAAAGGTTAGCTGTGTTGACTGATCGGAGGCATCATAGAGCGTCAGGGTAACTTCGTGTGGCTGGCCGTCTAGTAGAGGTAACCGCCCGCGATAGGCGGCATTACTTTGGAGCTTATACAGATTCAAAATATTGCCATCGGCAATATAGCCCCGATGATACCGCTGGCCACTCATTTGCTCGACCTCGTAGTTCTCATGAACATTCATGAACCGCGTTTGCTCGTTCGGGAAGCTATTCATGTTGTACGAAAACACCTCGCGACCATCGAGCCGGATTTCCAGGCAACTGATGCCATTTCGATAAGGCGAACCGCTGGTTTTGTCATAAGCCAGCACTTCCATCCCAATTAATCCTGAAGCTGTAATGGGCTGAACAATGGTATACGTGCCGTCGGGTCGGCGTACGGGTGCGTAACTGACACGCTGGTATTCGCCGTTAATGCGCGAGGTAGCGGTCATTGTTTTCAGGGCCACGCGCTCAAAATAGGGCGGTACATTGTCCTGAATTTCGGAGAAATTATACAGCAACGGGTTAATCAGGTTGTCTTTATTATCCCGAATCTCGAAGTGTAAATGCGGCCCACCCGATCCGCCAGTATTTCCTGATGCCGCAACAACATCGCCCTGCTTAACCGGGAACTGGCCCGGTTGAGGGCGCAGGTCAATTTCAAATGTTTTTTTCTCGTATTGCTGCTCGCGGAGGAAACGGCCAAGGGTGTCTTTTAAGGCTTTCAGGTGACCATAAACGGTGGTCAGACCATTGGGGTGTTTAATGAAAATCACGTTTCCATATCCACCCGTGAAAACTGCAATTCGGGATACATACCCATCCGCAGCCGCATGGACATCCAGCCCTTCGCGCCCACCGGTACGGATATCTAAACCAGCATGAAAGTGATTGGGCCGTAAATCCCCCATACCACCTGACAACGAATTACTGGCCCCAGGCTGGATCGGAAACATAAAGTAGCCATCGACAAGCGTACCGGGTTGAATATAGCCTGTTTGGGGCTGTCCTGATTGAGTTGATGAGACTGGTTTCGCCGATTGTCCGGTGGCCAGTTCTGCACAGAACAGAACAGAAATGAACGTATAAAAAAGGAAACGTATCAAAAGCAAAATTGTAAATAGTCTTTGTAAGGCCGGACTAAGGTTCGGCCTTACAAGATGAGATTACTTCACGTCAAACGTCAACATGGGCTTATCTTCAATGAAGGCCGTCAGTCGATCGCCGATTTTTACAGGGCCAACACCTTTGGGTGTTCCTGTAAATAGTATATCGCCTTGCTGAAGCAGGAAATAGCGTGATACAAATGAAATCAGGTAATCAATCTTAAACATCATCAGGTTCGTGTTGCCAATTTGTTTGGTTTCGCCGTTGATGTCTAAATGGAAATTTAAATTTTGCAGATCCGGGAAATCCGTCTTTGGAACAAAAGAGGAAATAGGAGCGGAGCCGTTGAATCCTTTGGCTAACTCCCAGGGCAATCCTTTTGCTTTTAACTTGCTTTGCAGATCCCGAGCTGTGAAGTCGATACCAACGCCAATTTCGTCGTAGTATTTATGCGCGAATTTCTCGTCGATGTTCTTGCCCACCCGGTTAATTTTTACCAGAATCTCAACTTCGTGATGAACATCACTGGAGAAGTCAGGATAAAAAAATGGCTCGTTTTTTAGGGGAATGGCCGTTTCGGGTTTCATGAAGATAACTGGATCTTCGGGCTGTTCATTATTGAGTTCCTTGATATGGTCGGCGTAGTTTCGACCAACGCAAATAATTTTCATATAAAGTAACGCGGACATCGTGTCCGCTCTTATAAGGTAAAAAGCGGACACGATATCCGCGTTACTAAACTATTTAGATTGGCACAAATCTAAGGACTAAAGAGGGGTAGACCGCATCCATTCGGAAAAATTTGAACAATTCTGGTACTTTGCAGGTCATATACCGTCAGAACACTCTACCAAACAATACACAAACAAATGAGAAAAATCATAATTGTCATGTTGTCGCTCGCTTTTGCTGTAACAGCTTGCGAGAAAGTGCCTTTAACGGGCCGCAAACAACTGATCCTGGTACCTAATAATGATATGCTAGCCATGAGTTTCACTCAGTATAAAGCATTCTTGGATACAAGCCGGGTTGTTCCTACCAGCAGCGGAGACGCTGAAATGGTTAATCGGGTTGGCAATCGTATTCGGCAGGCTGTTGAAAGTTACATGAATAGCAACGGGTATTCTAAACGGCTCGAAGGCTTCCAGTGGGAATACCATTTGGTGCAGAGTAATCAGGTGAATGCCTGGTGTATGCCGGGTGGTAAAATTGTTGTCTACTCCGGTATTTTACCCTACACGCAAAACGAAGCGGGTTTAGCAACCGTATTAGGTCATGAAGTGTCGCACGCTATTGCCGAACACGGTAATGAACGAATGAGCGAAGGGTTGGTTGCTAATGGACTATTGCAGGCTGGGCAAGTTGCAGCTGGAATTGCTACGTCTTCAAAAAGCCCGCAGACACAAGCTTTATTTCAACAAGCTATTGGTACAGGAGGTCCCCTGATGTATCAATATTTTGGGGCGCTACCGCATAGTCGTAACCAAGAGTCAGAAGCGGATCACCTTGGCCTGATTTTCATGTCGATGGCGGGATATAACCCTGCCGAGGCAATTACGTTCTGGACACGGATGGCAAAAGCAAGTGGTGGTAAAGCACCCGCTGAGTTTTTTTCGGATCATCCATCTGATGCCCGTCGGATTGCCGATTTGCAGAAATTATTACCTGATGCGCAGAAGTACTACGCCAGCGCACGGCGTTAATCCGTGCACTTATAGTAGAAAAAGCCGGGACTTTCGTTCCGGCTTTTTTTGTCTGGGTAAGCTCTGGCTTGGCCGATTCTTAAATATCTCCTGGGCCCAGACAGAAATTACAACGCTGCTACAACCTGCCGTACTTTTTCGGCAGCTTCTTTCAGCTCAACGGCCGACTGTACTTTGAGGCCTGAATCATCAATGATTTTAGCGCCTTCAGCTGCATTCGTTCCTTGCAAACGAACGATGATTGGAACCGGAATATCGCCAATGGCTTTGTAAGCTTCAACAACACCAGTAGCTACCCGGTCGCAACGTACGATACCGCCGAAGATATTGATCAGAATGGCTTTTACGTTTGGATCTTTCAGGATAATACGGAAACCCGCTTCTACCGTCTTGGCATTCGCTCCACCCCCAACATCAAGGAAGTTAGCCGGTTCGCCACCCGACAGTTTAATGATATCCATCGTTGCCATGGCCAAACCTGCGCCGTTTACCATACAACCTACGTTTCCGTCGAGTTTTACATAGTTCAGGTCACTGGCAGAGGCTTCCACTTCAAGGGGATCTTCTTCGGCCAGATCGCGCATGGCTTTCAGATCGGGATGACGGTAGAGAGCATTGTCATCCAAATTAACTTTGGCATCGACAGCCAGAATCTTGTTGTCCGATGTTTTCAGAACCGGGTTAATTTCGAACATCGACGCGTCTGTATCTACATACGCTTTGTAAAGCGACGTAACAAACTTCACCATCTCCTTGAAGGCTTCCCCTTCCAGACCAAGGCCAAAGGCTACTTTACGAGCCTGGAAAGGTTGCAGACCAACGGCAGGGTCGATCCACTCCTTCACGATCTTTTCGGGGGAGTGTTCTGCTACTTCTTCAATGTCCATACCCCCTTCGGTGCTGGCCATGATTACGTTGCAGGCTTTCGTACGGTCGAGCAGGATGCCGATGTACATCTCTTTTGGGGAGGATGCACCTGGATAGTAAACGTCCTCAGCAATGAGAACTTTGTTGACCCGCTTGCCTTCTGGTCCTGTCTGGTGGGTAACCAGTACATTCCCGATGAGGTTTTTGGCGATGTCGCGCACAGCATCGACCGATTTGGCTAAGGCTACTCCGCGTTGTTCAGAACCCACAATCTGGCCTTTTCCTCGTCCGCCAGCATGGATTTGGGACTTAACCACGACAAACTTCTGGCCCGATTGAGCAATAATCAGTTTGGCGGCTTCAACGGCTTTTTCGGGCGACTCAGCTACAATGCCCTCCTGAATGCGGACACCGTACTTTTTGAGAATTTCTTTACCCTGATACTCGTGTATATTCATGACAACTGCAACAAGGAGGATTGGAAATCGTATTTTTGTGCGGCAAGTTAACAGGAAATGATGAATGATGAATGATGAATGATGAACGTGATCGACTAAAATCACGCTCAGTTGTTCTTTTTCAGCTTGGCATTCATCATTCATCATTTATCATTCACTATGAGTTCGCTTCTTCAAACTACTGATATACGCCGGAACTACGGCAATCTGCCCGTTCTGAAAGGAATTAACCTGAATATTGAATCGGGTGAAGTTGTCTCTATTGTAGGGGCATCAGGGGCTGGCAAAACTACCCTACTTCAAATCCTGGGTACCCTCGATCGGCCTGATGCAGGTGAATTGCAGATTGCCGGACAAAATGTCTTTGCATTAAATGACCGTCAGCTGGCTCAATTTCGTAACGAGCAGATTGGCTTTGTCTTTCAGTTCAATAACCTGCTGCCCGAATTTACGGCTCTTGAAAATGTATGCCTGCCTGGGTTTATAGCAGGTAAGGAGGAGAGTGCTGTTCGGCAGCGAGCTACCGAATTATTAGTAAAGCTTGGCCTGCGCGATCGCTTAACAAATTTACCTTCTCAATTATCAGGAGGTGAGCAACAACGGGTAGCTGTAGCGCGGGCGTTGATAAACCAACCCGCCATTGTCTTTGCAGATGAACCTAGCGGGAACCTTGATTCTAAGAACGCAGAGGAGCTACACCAGTTATTTTTTCAGTTACGTGACGAACTGGGTCAAACGTTTATTATAGTAACCCACAATGAGGCTTTAGCCGCCCTCGCCGATCGAACGGTTACGATTCGGGATGGGCTTTTGTTTAATTAATTATTGTTCATGTATTGTTTTGTGTCTGTATTTATAAGTAAATCTACTTATAAATAATCGTTTAAAAGTGTGCGTTTTTTCTTATAAAGAACTTATTATTAGGATTTTACGATTTTATCCAAAAAAAAATTAACTAAAAAGAATCAAAATTCTGTATTTTTGTTTTATAATTGTGTCGAAAAGAAAAGTTTTTCATAACGTTGAGTAAATCAGAAAGCCAAGAGAGTATCTCGCTTGGCTTTTTTGTTTGCCTATAGTTTAGGTTTTGACCTGTCTACAAACAGTTAATTTGATTGCTTAGCTAAGCGAAATAGGCCTGTTCCCTCACCTTTATTGACCTTCCGAATCCATTTCTGCAAACCGTTTCGATGAGTAATCCCATTGGCTTATCAACAGTTTCTTGTACGAAACATACGTTATGGTAATGCATACGTTATTGCTTCCTGTATGGCCTCATAATTGATTAAAGGGCGACACGTCAACTTTTCAGACGGTTCCCTGTAAGTAAGGCATCCAGACTCCATTTGCCAGGCCCGGTAAAAAAGAAAACCATCGCAAGAAGTACGAATAGAAAAGGATGTTGGTCCTCGTACCAAAATTTTCCATGACCTACAAAAAACGTAATGTAAAGCATGGTGCCTATAATAAGTAGGCAGGACAATCGGGTTAATAAACCGGTGGTAAGCAGCAGGCCAGCTACCAATTCAGAACCTTTGCCGAGATAAACCATGAACGTAGGGGAGAAATCCTGCTTGAAATTATCCCAGGCTGCATATTCGTTCATTTTAGTCGCATCGAATACTTCCCAGCCATGATACACCAGGAACAAACCGACGATAAGCCTGATCAATGTAAGGCCACTTTCCTGTAAAATCCCTTCTGTGGAGAAGAATTTCTTCATACATGCTCTTAGTTATATTCCCATCAAAGCTACAATAAGCCGCTAATTTAATTGCCTGGGTAGGTGGCTTTACTGCTTTTGGTAACGCACTTGACGGAGTTAAGAAAAAACGCCCCCGATCTTTCGACCAGGGGCGTTTCTATAAAAAATCAGCAACTTGATATTACATCATGCCGCCCATGCCACCGCCTGGGTGACCATGACCGCCACCAGCTGGAGCTTCTTCTGGCTCGTCAGCAATAACACACTCGGTCGTCAATAACAGACCAGCGATCGATGCTGCGTTTTCCAGAGCAAGACGCGTTACTTTCTTAGGATCGATTACACCAGCGGCAAACAGATCTTCGAATGTATCGTTCTTGGCGTTGTAACCAAATCCACCCTGACCATCTTTCACCTTGTTCACGATAACTGAACCTTCGCCACCGGCGTTAGCTACAATCGTACGTAGAGGTGATTCGAGGGCAACACGGATGATGTTAACACCGGTTTTTTCGTCTTCATTGATTGTTGTGATACCGTCAAGCGAAGAGATAGCACGGATCAGGGCGATACCGCCACCCGTTACGATACCTTCTTCAACAGCAGCACGGGTTGCATGCAGCGCATCGTCAACACGATCTTTCTTTTCTTTCATTTCTACTTCGGTAGCAGCACCGATGTAGAGAATAGCCACACCACCCGACAGTTTGGCCAGACGCTCCTGCAATTTCTCGCGATCGTAGTCTGATGTCGTGTTTTCGATTTGGGCTTTGATCTGGTTTACGCGACCAGAAATGTTTTCTTTCTCGCCAACACCGTTAACAATAGTTGTATTGTCTTTGTCGATCAGGATTTTTTCAGCCTGACCCAGGTATTCGATCGATGCGTTTTCAAGTTTGAAGCCGCGCTCTTCGCTGATAACCTGGCCACCTGTCAGGATAGCGATGTCTTCCAGCATAGCTTTCCGGCGATCGCCGAAGCCAGGAGCCTTAACAGCAGCTACTTTCAGGGCACCACGGATTTTGTTAACAACCAGCGTAGCCAGAGCTTCGCCATCAACATCTTCAGCGATGATCAACAGAGGCCGGCCTGTTTGAGCAACCTGCTCAAGTACGGGCAGCAACTCTTTCATCGACGAAACTTTCTTTTCCGAAATCAGGATGAACGGACGCTCCAGTTCAACTTCCATTTTCTCGGTGTTCGTTACGAAGTATGGCGACAGGTAACCCCGGTCGAACTGCATACCTTCTACGGTTTTAACTTCCGTTTCGGTACCGCGAGCTTCTTCAACCGTGATAACACCTTCTTTACCTACTTTCTTCATGGCTTCGGCAATCATTTTACCGATTTCCTCGTCATGGTTAGCCGAGATGGTAGCCACTTGTTCAATTTTGCCGAAGTCATCACCGATGGTTTGAGCTTGCTCCGAAAGGTTCTTAACAACAGCCAGAACAGCTTTCTCAATGCCACGCTTCAAATCCATTGGGTTAGCACCAGCCGCTACGTTTTTCGCACCGATCGAGTAGATCGCCTGTGCCAATACAGTAGCGGTAGTTGTTCCGTCACCAGCCGAATCAGCGGTTTTCGAAGCAACTTCTTTTACCAACTGAGCGCCCATGTTTTCCATGGCGTCTTTCAGTTCAATTTCTTTGGCCACCGTTACACCATCTTTGGTGATTACAGGTGAGCCGAATTTCTTATCAAGAATAACGTTGCGGCCTTTAGGACCGAGGGTAACTTTCACCGCGTCGGCCAGGGTGTCAACACCCTTCTTAATGCGCTCACGAGCTTCAGTATCGAAAAATATTTTCTTAGCCATTGTTTTGGGAAAATGTAGAATGAAAAATGTAAAATGAAGAATGAAAAGCGAATAGTGTCAATGACCTTTTTGGTGCCATTATACATTATTCATTGTGCATTAGTCATTCAACTTACAGGATTGCGAAAATGTCGGATTCACGCATGATGAGGTATTCTTTGCCATCAACGGTGATTTCTGTACCAGCATATTTGCCATACAGTACCGTATCGCCCACCTGAACCGTCAGCGGCTCATCTTTCTTACCTGCGCCAACGGCAACGACCGTACCACGCTGGGGTTTTTCTTTCGCCGTGTCTGGAATGATAATTCCAAACGAGGTTTTTTCTTCAGCCGGTGCGGCTTCTACCAGCACCCGGTCGGCCAGCGGTTTCACGTTCACTTTAACGCTTTCCGTTTCTGCTACCATGATAATGAGTTGATTAAGGTTATTAACTGTTTGTGTACTGTACTTACACGACGTTCTGGACCCGCCAATTACTGTGCCAATGCGGTAAACTGCCAAATTTTCAGGTTTTTGTCTGACATACTGCCATTCACTACATTGACTAAACTTCCTTCGGCAGGTTATGCACTTCTGGCGAATAGAATTTGGTTGTTTACGAATGATTGCCTAGATTAACCAAATCATACACCCACAAAATGCCTTTTTCCGGTTTATGAAAAAATTACAACCTGACTGGTTTACGCAAAATTGGCTTGATGCCGAATATCAGAAATATGTCGTGATGGCATACTTGCAGGCGGTTCAGCAGAATTTTACGGAATACAAACTCTTCCCGGACCTACCCGAACTACGCGGTCACTACGATGCAGGTATTCGTTTTGCGAGGGGCAAAGGTACGTTAAATGCGGCTTTCCCCAAGCGTGTCAGTCGAGTTAGTGGACCACCGCCCCGAATCGAATACAAATCTGAGGTAACGGACCCTGCCTTTATGGCTGAAGTGGATGCCATTATGGAATTTGCCCTGCCGCGCTTTCAAACCTTGTTAACTGAGGGACGGCAGCGCTGGGATGATATAGCTAAATCGCTGACGCTAGCGCCAGTAGGTCTGTTGCCATTGCGGCCGGAGGAGGGGTATCTGCTCATTCATGCTACCAATCAGGCCGAAACGCAGGTCTATTATTTTTCCATGACACTTTATTCTGAACAGGAACCTGGTGGTCGGTTAGTGCAGCTTCGTTTTGTTGAAGCTGTGCAGAAGAGTTTAGTGAATACGGTTGAAAATATTAAGCTCGACCTGATCCGACGGCACCGGTATCTGCCTAATCCGGCAACGTATATGCTGGAGAGTAAACGAACTTACCCCGTTCAGGAAACACTATTGCCTATTGCCCGGCAATTGCTGGCACAGGCAGTTGCCTAATTAGTAGGCAACAAAAAAGCCAGACCGTTTCGAAACGGTCTGGCTTTTTTGTTGCCCGAATACGGGTTTACTTCTGGGGTGTCAGCGCTGAAGTGGATGCTCCTGGAGTTTGGGCTCCTGGAACAGCCTGGCTTGGTGCAGCGCCGTTCGCTGCGCTAGGAGCAGGCGTTGGGGCGGCAGCACCTGGCAGCGTTTGGGTTTGTGCTCGATCAACGTTTGCGCTATTGATACCCGTTACCTGATTGCGATCGACCAAGATATAAGATGCCATCGATAGCACCATCATGGCGATACCAAGTCCCCAGGTAATTTGTTCAAGCAGGTCGGTGGTTTTCTTTACACCCATAAGTTGGTTAGAACCCAGACCACCAAATTCGCCAGCTAATCCTCCTCCTTTTGAGTTCTGAATTAATACAATAAGAATTAGCAGAACAGTGACAATACAAATGATGACAATAGTTGCCGTTATCATGAAAAAAGTTGCTAAATATTTTGGTTAATGCGTTTACAGATTTAGAGAAAAATTGAACTTAGTCCTCTGCCGAATTCTTCGTGTTCTCTAATTCACTGATTTTTGCCGCAAAGTACGCCTTTTTTTCGGGATTTTTTACCATTAACTGTCGGTACATTTCGCAGGCTTTATCTATTTTCCCCTGCTTCTCCAGAATTTTGGCAAAACTTTCGGTCACTAACCCACCGCCAACGGGCTTGGCACG
Coding sequences:
- a CDS encoding DoxX family protein, which translates into the protein MKKFFSTEGILQESGLTLIRLIVGLFLVYHGWEVFDATKMNEYAAWDNFKQDFSPTFMVYLGKGSELVAGLLLTTGLLTRLSCLLIIGTMLYITFFVGHGKFWYEDQHPFLFVLLAMVFFFTGPGKWSLDALLTGNRLKS
- a CDS encoding transketolase, which codes for MEIEQLKSTATAVRRDILRMVAAVNSGHPGGSLGCTDFFVALYFEVMNRKKDADGTPIFDMDGRDEDIFFLSNGHISPVFYSVLARAGYFPVAELATFRKLDSRLQGHPTTAEHLPGIRIASGSLGQGLSVACGAAYSKKLNGDKNHVYVLMGDGEQQEGQIWEAAQFAPNKKLGNLTAIIDLNHAQIDGTTDNVNSNRDLAAKYRAFGWYVEEMEGNDIADVIHTLKKSQEDPDVPTMILMHTEMGFGVEYMVGNYKWHGTAPNAEQLTQALNGLPLSIGVTDY
- a CDS encoding fumarylacetoacetate hydrolase family protein, which codes for MKIICVGRNYADHIKELNNEQPEDPVIFMKPETAIPLKNEPFFYPDFSSDVHHEVEILVKINRVGKNIDEKFAHKYYDEIGVGIDFTARDLQSKLKAKGLPWELAKGFNGSAPISSFVPKTDFPDLQNLNFHLDINGETKQIGNTNLMMFKIDYLISFVSRYFLLQQGDILFTGTPKGVGPVKIGDRLTAFIEDKPMLTFDVK
- a CDS encoding M48 family metallopeptidase, which gives rise to MRKIIIVMLSLAFAVTACEKVPLTGRKQLILVPNNDMLAMSFTQYKAFLDTSRVVPTSSGDAEMVNRVGNRIRQAVESYMNSNGYSKRLEGFQWEYHLVQSNQVNAWCMPGGKIVVYSGILPYTQNEAGLATVLGHEVSHAIAEHGNERMSEGLVANGLLQAGQVAAGIATSSKSPQTQALFQQAIGTGGPLMYQYFGALPHSRNQESEADHLGLIFMSMAGYNPAEAITFWTRMAKASGGKAPAEFFSDHPSDARRIADLQKLLPDAQKYYASARR
- the bcp gene encoding thioredoxin-dependent thiol peroxidase, producing the protein MSLSIGDPAPDFTSTDQNGQPIRLSDYRGKKAVLYFYPKDDTPGCTAQACSLRDNYADLRAAGYEVVGVSVDDQKAHQKFIKKYDLPFSLVADTDNQLVEAYDVWKEKSMYGRKFMGTVRTTFIIDEAGIITDIIGKVDTQNHAKQILT
- a CDS encoding AAA family ATPase; amino-acid sequence: MKIKRLIIENFKSIERIELVEPNPFTVFVGPNGSGKSNIFEALEFVNRCSKALVSEVFREFGGVTKISRRNGADIDRFHFNAEFDKESEVTNMEFAYNTITDKIKQPNRIDDVWLHLRQDTVDQFYQRFGRIFVSNEKLLKVNYQDDRSLNIAATNLEAVLKRILTDNVLRVEIFEWLELFVPGFKAVEVDDRDELHWFEEFAPSYFTKDLISDGTYNILAILAAVYQSDDKPQFLCIEEPENGLHPQVARELVDFFRIMCEERGHHIWLNTHSQSMISRLKPEEMVIVDKKQGATRIKQISKEEFKNWRMDEALLMNAFGGGLAW
- the sucC gene encoding ADP-forming succinate--CoA ligase subunit beta; amino-acid sequence: MNIHEYQGKEILKKYGVRIQEGIVAESPEKAVEAAKLIIAQSGQKFVVVKSQIHAGGRGKGQIVGSEQRGVALAKSVDAVRDIAKNLIGNVLVTHQTGPEGKRVNKVLIAEDVYYPGASSPKEMYIGILLDRTKACNVIMASTEGGMDIEEVAEHSPEKIVKEWIDPAVGLQPFQARKVAFGLGLEGEAFKEMVKFVTSLYKAYVDTDASMFEINPVLKTSDNKILAVDAKVNLDDNALYRHPDLKAMRDLAEEDPLEVEASASDLNYVKLDGNVGCMVNGAGLAMATMDIIKLSGGEPANFLDVGGGANAKTVEAGFRIILKDPNVKAILINIFGGIVRCDRVATGVVEAYKAIGDIPVPIIVRLQGTNAAEGAKIIDDSGLKVQSAVELKEAAEKVRQVVAAL
- a CDS encoding ABC transporter ATP-binding protein, producing the protein MSSLLQTTDIRRNYGNLPVLKGINLNIESGEVVSIVGASGAGKTTLLQILGTLDRPDAGELQIAGQNVFALNDRQLAQFRNEQIGFVFQFNNLLPEFTALENVCLPGFIAGKEESAVRQRATELLVKLGLRDRLTNLPSQLSGGEQQRVAVARALINQPAIVFADEPSGNLDSKNAEELHQLFFQLRDELGQTFIIVTHNEALAALADRTVTIRDGLLFN
- a CDS encoding M23 family metallopeptidase, translating into MFPIQPGASNSLSGGMGDLRPNHFHAGLDIRTGGREGLDVHAAADGYVSRIAVFTGGYGNVIFIKHPNGLTTVYGHLKALKDTLGRFLREQQYEKKTFEIDLRPQPGQFPVKQGDVVAASGNTGGSGGPHLHFEIRDNKDNLINPLLYNFSEIQDNVPPYFERVALKTMTATSRINGEYQRVSYAPVRRPDGTYTIVQPITASGLIGMEVLAYDKTSGSPYRNGISCLEIRLDGREVFSYNMNSFPNEQTRFMNVHENYEVEQMSGQRYHRGYIADGNILNLYKLQSNAAYRGRLPLLDGQPHEVTLTLYDASDQSTQLTFTILPEAAPASQIRPDSLTIPPANFRGESLSGEPIATITTDENVLKLTVKNIIASSPPVAKLITGRVVTEQPISYIRNNQAVYLIDLRQTLPDSVQFGRSVIRTNFKKRIIPGRSEVVVDWNTRLEFSPRTLFDTLHLAMRALPGGGLEINQSTIPLNDYLTIHYTPNYPIAIDTARTKAYWTSGGNASFLGGTWAKGHIEFKTRWLGKFQLMTDINPPRVEILSATPKGITARIRDDLSGIAEFRALVNGEWVLMQYDYKRALLWSDKLNPDEPFEDGAEVLVQVKDRSGNIGSDTTTIDVPRAPVRRKAAPKKKKRR